Sequence from the Christiangramia fulva genome:
AATTTCCCGGCATTCCCGCCAGAAATAATTGTCTTTTCTATTTAACTTCTACTCGTTAATTTACCGAGTAGCTTACTCTGCATTGTCTAAAAAGTCTTTGAACTTTTCAGCCCACTTATCGAAAATGCTCTTACGAGCCACTTTTTTCGATTCATTCTCTTCCGGAATTTCTTCTTCAGAAGTCTCTACTGAGGAATCTTCTGCCATTTTATTATCAGAAAGAACTGCCTCTTCCTGAAATTTGCCTTTTCCTCTTTCCAGGCTATTCATCACCAATCCTACCGCGGTCGCATACACCGGACTCGTGGTTTCGGCATCGTTATTCCCGGCAAGGTGCTCATTAGGAAAACCAATTCTGGTATCCATCCCGGTGATATATTCGGCCAGTTGTTTCAAATGCTTCAGCTGCGCACCCCCACCGGTAAGCACAAGGCCTCCAATTAGTTTTTTCTTTTGTTCTTCATGCCCGTAATTCTTGATTTCGAGATATACCTGCTCGATGATCTCCACAACCCGCGCATGAATAATTTTTGAAAGGTTTTTCAGGGTGATCTCTTTTGGTTCTCTTCCGCGAAGGCCGGGTATCGAAACGATCTCGTTGTCTTTATTTTCACCAGGCCATGCCGAGCCGAATTTGATCTTCAACAATTCCGCCTGTTTTTCAATAATTGAACAACCTTCCTTGATATCTTCAGTGATCACATTTCCGCCGAAAGGAATCACAGCGGTGTGACGAATAATTCCGTCTTTGAAAATGGCCAGATCGGTAGTACCGCCACCAATATCTATCAGTGCCACCCCGGCTTCCTTTTCTTCCTGGCTTAAGACCGCATTCGCGGAAGCCAATGGTTCCAAAGTAACCGCAGAAAGCTCGAGTCCCGCGCTTTTCACACACCGACCGATATTCCTGATGGATGAAACCTGACCTACCACTACGTGGAAATTGGCTTCCAGCCTTCCACCGTACATCCCGATAGGTTCTTTGATCTCGGCCTGGCCGTCAACCTTAAATTCCTGCGGAAGCACATGAATGATCTCCTCTCCGGGAAGCATCACCAGTTTATGCACCTGGTTACAAAGCGTTTCAATATCTTCGGCATCGATGACCTCTTCGGGATTCTGGCGCGTAATATAATCACTATGCTGAAGGCTTCTGATATGCTGCCCGGCAATTCCCACCACCACTTCACTGATCTTCATGCCGCTATCGGCCTCTGCTTCCTGTATTGCCTGCTGGATAGACTGGATAGTTTGGGTGATATTATTCACCACTCCGCGGTGAACGCCCAGAGATTTCGACTTACCAATACCGATGATCTCTACTTTTCCATACTCATTCTTGCGGCCGATCATAGCCACAATCTTTGTTGTTCCAATATCTAGTCCTACTGCAATATCGTTCTGTTCCATAAACTATTTTTTAGTGCATACAACCTGATCGCCAAATTGTAGGTTCACTTTTTTGTAGGTATCTAATTTTTTGTCTTTCTGCGCTTTCTTATAAAAAGCCTTGAAATTGTTGAATTTCAAAGCTACATTCGAGGTATCCCCGAAGTATAATTTAAAATCACGATCACGAACCGACATTTCCAGTTTGGCATTGTCAAGCCGGTGAATAGAGGTAATATGTTCTCGTAAAAACAAATCGTTTTTGATAAAATTGGCCACAGAATAAGCTTCCGGGGCGGTCTTTTCATTAAAACCAAGCATCAAGGGTACCCTGGCGGAATAATTTTGGGAAAGAGGCATCACTTTTCCATTTCTGTCAAGATAAAATGAAGTATTTCCCATAACTCTTCCTATTGGTTTTCTCTGACTTACAATTGCTTCAAGTTTTCCGTCTAAAGTGACAAAAACTTCAGCATTTTCAATCATTTCGTGACTGTTCAGGAGGGATTCCACCCTATTCAAATCTAAAATTTCTTTATCTACGCTCGAGCCGGCGCTTTCATTTTGTATTAACAATTTATTAACCACTTCCTCAGTAACATAGAGATTTTCTCCCCCGGTAAAACTCACTTCTACATCACTGATCTTACGGGCCTTATGCCGGTATTCGGCAAATCCGAATAAAAAGCACACTAGAACAATTAGCGCCAGGGCTTTTATGTATCCCATTCCAGCTCTCATTTTTGTAATACTTTTTGTACGTTTTTCACTTCCTCGCTAATATCTCCAGCTCCCATCATTACGACCACTTTAGCCGTTGAATTCTTCACCTTTTCAGGCAGATCTTTTTTGGCTACAAGAGCCTTATTTTTATTTGAAATTTGATCCAGCAACCAGGCTGAAGATATGCCTTCAATGGGCAATTCTCTGGCGGGGTAAATATCCAGGAGAATCACCTCATCAAACTTTGAAAGCTGAGTGGCAAAATCTTCAGCGAAGTCACGGGTGCGGCTAAACAGGTGGGGCTGAAAAACCGCTAAAACCTTGTTGCTGGGGTACATTTCACGAACGGCCTGGTGAACCGCGGCGATCTCGACAGGATGATGCGCGTAATCGTCGATCAAAACCAGGTCATCGGTTTTTATTTTATAACTAAATCTACGTTTAACACCTTTGAAACTATATAAAGCCCTGGCCAGTTCGCTGGTTGGGGAGCCATACTCAATAGCCATGGCCAGGGCTGTTATAGCATTTTGCAAATTATGGTTGCCGGGTAGATTAAATTTTAAATTCTTTATTTCTTCGGAAGGAGTCTTCAGGTCAAATACATAAGCTCCTTCTTCAATTCTGATATTTTTAGCTGAATAATCGCTGTTATCATTTATTCCGATGCGTAATCCCTCCAGGGGAAGTCCGTTGCGAATAAACAACTTGCCATCTTTCGGAACTTTTCCAGCAAATTCACGAAAAGATTTTTCCAGCTCTTTCTTCTCTCCGTAAATATCCAGATGATCGGCATCCATCGAGGTGATGGCGGCAAAATTTGGAGAAAGATTCAGGAAGGAGCGGTCGAATTCATCAGCCTCGGCAACGATCACCTCCTCGCCCTGCATGATCAAATTAGACTGAATATCCTCGCTGATGCCACCGAGAAAAGCGGTCACTTTCGCTCCGGTTTCTTTTAGAAGATGAGCCAGAATCGCGGTAGTGGTAGTTTTTCCGTGAGTTCCAGCAACGGCCATAGTGAATTTGTTCAGGCTGATCACTCCAAGAAGTTGTGCCCGTTTGATAAATTCAAAGCCTTTTTCTTTTAAGAATTTTGTTTGCTGATGATCCTTCGGGATTGCAGGTGTATAAACCACCAAAGTGCTTTCCTGATTATTCAGTATTTCTGAAGGAATCTCATCTTCAGAATCTTTATAATTGACCTTAATCCCTTCTGAAACCAAAGTATTTGTTAGATCTGAAGGCGTACGATCATAACCGGCCACATAGCCACCTTTCGCCTTAAAATACCTGGCGAGCGCGCTCATTCCAATCCCACCGATCCCGATGAAATAAAAATGTGCTATGTGATCTAAATCTTTCAAATCTTACTATTACTTATTCTTATTTTTATTGTTTACTAGTTTTTCAACTTCGTCTACAATATTTGAAGTCGCATGAGGCAAAGCCAGTTCTTTGATATTTTCTGAATACCGTCTCATGGTTTTTTCGTCTTTCAGTAAATTGAAAAAACAAGGTTCAAAGCGTTCGTTCAATTCTTCTTCGGTGATCATTAACGCGGCATTTTTCTCCATGACGGCCATCGCATTCTTCGCCTGGTGATTTTCAGCCACATTGGGCGAAGGAATAAAAAGTACCGGTTTTCCAACGATACATAATTCTGAAACACTACCTGCGCCGGCACGTGAAATGATCACGTCGGCGGCGGCATATGCCAGGTCCATCCGGTTAATGAATTCCATTACCCGAATATTACCTGAATCGTATTTTTTATACTCCTCGTAATAAAGCTTTCCCGATTGCCAGATAAGCTGCACATCTTCCTGTTTGAACCTGTTCAGATAAGTTTCAATAAGTTTATTGATCCTTCTGGCACCCAGGCTTCCGCCTATTACAAGTACCGTTTTTTTATCTTTTGAAAGCTGGAAATTCTCCAAAGCCTCCTCCCTTAACTGATTCACTTCCAAAAGATCCTGCCTGACAGGATTTCCGGTAATGACGGTTCTCTCTTTCGGGAAATATGCTTTCACATTTTCATAGGCTGCACAGATCTTATCGGCATATTTCGCAAGGATTTTATTGGTAATACCGGGATACGAATTTTGCTCCTGGATGAGCGTGGGTATTCCTTTCGAAATAGCAACGCGCAAAACCGGGCCGCTGGCAAATCCGCCGGTACCGATCACAATATCCGGTTTGAACTTCTTGATGATTTTTCGTGATTTCGCCAGGCTGCTCATAAGTTTAAAAGGAAAAATAAAATTTTTGAAATTCAGACTACGCTGAATTCCGCTGATCCACAAACCTTCAATTTCATATCCGGCCTGGGGAACTTTTTCCATTTCCATACGATCTTTTGCGCCAACGAACAGAAACTTCGCGCCAGGATGTCTCCGTTTGATCTCATCGGCAATGGCGATGGCAGGATAAATATGTCCCCCCGTTCCACCTCCAGATAATATGACGCGTAAATTTTCTTTCATATGGCTTCACTTAAAATATCAAGGGGATTTTCCTCTTCGCCTTCAATTATATTATTTTCTGATTCCTTTATTTCTTCTCTTTTCGCGCTCACACTAAGGATGATTCCCAGGGAAACACAAGTCATCCAGATCGAGGTCCCACCGCTACTTACCAATGGCAGGGTTTGTCCTGTAACCGGAAATAATTCCACAGCCACACCCATATTGATCAGGGCCTGAAAAACAATGGGCAATCCAACCCCCATTACCACCAGTTTTCCAAAAATCGTATTAGCCTTGGTAGCTACAATAACTATTCGGAATAGCAGGAACAAATAGGCCAGCATTACGCCAAAAGCACCGATTAATCCCATTTCTTCCACGATGATCGCGAAAATAAAATCGGATGAGGACTGCGGTAAAAAATTTCTCTGAACGCTTTTTCCAATTCCCACTCCCGTAATTCCGCCCTCAGCAATAGCGATTTTGGCCTTTTCAACCTGGTACTGCTCCTGTTCCTCATCGCCATCAAAAAAAGTTTCGATTCGACTGGTCCAGGTATCAACCCTGCTGGGCATCATACCGGGAAATGCCTTTGCTGTAAGAACGAATAAAGCCAGCATAACTACCCCAACCCCTACTATTCCTAAAAGATACTTTATAGGATAACCGCCTAAGAACATCAGAATGAGCGTCATAGAAAAAACGATCGCCGTAGTGGAAAAATTGGCCGGCAAAATTAGTGCTAAAATGGCAAAAACGGGCAGCCAAAGCGGTAAAATTGTTTCTTTAAAAGTGACGGTTTTTTCGGTGATCTTCGATAAGTACCTGGCTACGTAAACCATAAGCACCACGGCTGCTAAGGTAGAAGACTGAAAAGAAACATTTAAAACAGGAATTCGTATCCAGCGACTGGCGTAAGCACCATCAATGGTTGTACCCTGAATCATAGTGAAAACAAGAAGCACAACCACCACCGGAAGCAGTAAAATAGATATTCCGCGAAAATAATGATAAGGCACTTTATGCACTGCAAACAATAAGCAGAAGCCAAGCAGCAAATGAAAGAAATGAACCACCAGAAATCCGAAGGTGCTACCGTCGCCATGAAGGTAGGCAAGATTGCTACTCGCACTGTAAACCGGCAAAAATGAGAATATCGCCAACAGGCCGGCCAGTGCCCAGATCACTTTATCTCCTTTCAGATTTGAGAAAATATTGTTCATTTTGTATTATCCTACCTGCAAGGTTTTTAAAACCTTCCAGGTCCTGAATTAATCATTTATAAATTCCTTACCGCTTCTTTAAATTGTCTTCCGCGGTCTTCATAATTTTCAAAGAGATCAAAACTTGCACAGGCCGGGGAAAGCAAAACCGTATCTCCTTTATCGGCCAGGCGATATGCTATTTGCACAGCATCTTTCATCGAGGCAGTTTCAACCATATTATCCACAATATTCCCAAAGGCGTTGACGATCTTATCGTTGTCGAGCCCAAGGCAAATAATGGCTTTTACCTTTTCGTTTACCAGTGGAAGCAATTCATTGTAAACATTTCCCTTATCAACACCGCCAACGATCCAGACCGTGTCGGTTTCCATACTTTCAAGAGCATAGTAGGTTGCATTGACATTTGTTGCTTTGGAATCGTTGATATAAAGCACATTATTGATCTTAAGAACTTTCTCAAGCCTGTGCTCTACACCCTGGAAGTTCGCCATACTCTCTCGAATCGTCTGTTTTCTGATTCGTAGCAGCTGGGCTACAGTAGCAGCCGCCATGGCATTCTTGGTGTTGTGTTTACCCTCTAAGGCAAGGTCTTTTGTTGGCATGGTAAATTTGGTGTTATTAATTTTTACAACAATATTTTCGTTTTCTATATAGGCGCCATTTTCCAGTTTTTTTTCAAGCGAAAATGGCAGTTTTTGAGCTTTGATCGGGGTTTGTTTCAACTTCTTTGCTATAATTTCGTCATCGGCATCGTATATGAAATAATCTTCTTCGGTTTGATTTTCAGTGATCCTGAATTTGGAAGCAACATAATTTTCAAGTTTATATTCATATCGATCCAGGTGATCAGGTGTGATATTAGTCAGAATTGCAATCTCAGGTTTGAACTTTTCAATACCATCAAGCTGAAAACTACTTAATTCCAGCACATACCAGTCTGTTGATCCTTCGGCCACCATTTTGGCAAAACTATTCCCAACATTTCCTCCCATTTCTGAATTGATCCCACCTTCTTTCAGCACATGTTGAATGAGGTTGGTCACGGTGGTTTTACCGTTGCTACCGGTAATTCCAATAATCGGAGTTTTAGTAAACCACGAAGCAAATTCAATTTCTGATACTACAGGAATCTGCTTTTCCTTCAGTTTTACAACCAGTGGCGCCTTGTCGGGAATTCCCGGACTTTTCATTACCACATCAGCCTGAAAAATCTTCTCTTCAGTATGTTGCTCTTCTTCCCAATCGATCTCAATATTTTTAAGAACTTCTTTATATTTTGGTTTGATCTTTCCTTTATCTGAAAGGAAAACCTCATATCCTTTTTTTAATGCCAGGATGGCTGTTCCAATCCCGCTTTCGCCACCGCCCAGTATCGCTATCTTCTTCACCATCCTTTTACCTAATTTTCAGCGTCACTATGGTAAGAATTGCCAGGAAAATCCCGATAATCCAGAATCTCACTACGATCTTGCTTTCATGTTTTCCCAATTTCTGATAATGATGATGAAGCGGCGACATCAGGAAAATTCGCCTTCCTTCTCCATATTTTCGCCTGGTATATTTAAACCACGAAACCTGCATGACCACTGAAAGATTTTCCACCAAAAAAATTCCGCATAAAAGAGGGATCAGTAATTCTTTTCTTGTCGCGATGGCCAGTACCGCGATTATACCGCCAATGGTAAGACTTCCCGTGTCACCCATAAAAACCTGCGCCGGATAGGTATTATACCAGAGAAAACCGACCAGTGCACCGGCAAAAGCGGTAATAAAAATGGTCATTTCACCCGAACGCGGGATATACATGATATTGAGATAATCTGAGAAAATGATGTTACCCGAAACCCAGGCAAAGATCCCCAGGGTAAGTACAATTATCGCTGAGGAGCCTGCCGCGAGGCCGTCAATTCCATCGGTGAGGTTCGCCCCGTTAGAGACTGCGGTAACGATAAAGATCACAATAGGAATAAAAATCAGCCAGGCGTATTTTGCAAATTCCGGATTTATCCAGCTTATAAGCCTGGAATAATCAAATTCATTGTTTTTTACAAAAGGAATTGTGGTGGTGGTATTTTTCACCTCCGGCCCCATATCCACAACTTCGGTCCTGGCGATCACATCTTGCGTCGGCGTCGTAACGGTGGTTACATCTTTGGTGGTGATCTGCGGATGAAAATACATGGTGCAACCCACGATCAAACCAAGACCAATTTGCCCGATCACCTTGAATTTGCCTTTAAGCCCTTGCTTATCTTTTTTGAAAGTTTTGATGTAATCATCAATGAAACCGATGGTTCCCATCCATAGTGTTGTAACGAGTAGAAGAATTATATAGATATTTTCAAGTTTGGCAAAAAGAAGAACCGGAATGATCGTTGAAAAAATAATGATCACCCCACCCATTGTTGGTGTTCCAGATTTTTCACTTTGACCCTCGAGACCCAGATCCCGCACGCTTTCTCCAACCTGTTTTACCAACAGATAATTTATAATTCTCTTACCGTAAATTGTAGAAATGAGCAGGGATAAAATGATCGCCATCGCTGAACGAAACGAAATATACTGGAAAAGCTGTGCTCCCGGAAGCTGATATTC
This genomic interval carries:
- the ftsA gene encoding cell division protein FtsA translates to MEQNDIAVGLDIGTTKIVAMIGRKNEYGKVEIIGIGKSKSLGVHRGVVNNITQTIQSIQQAIQEAEADSGMKISEVVVGIAGQHIRSLQHSDYITRQNPEEVIDAEDIETLCNQVHKLVMLPGEEIIHVLPQEFKVDGQAEIKEPIGMYGGRLEANFHVVVGQVSSIRNIGRCVKSAGLELSAVTLEPLASANAVLSQEEKEAGVALIDIGGGTTDLAIFKDGIIRHTAVIPFGGNVITEDIKEGCSIIEKQAELLKIKFGSAWPGENKDNEIVSIPGLRGREPKEITLKNLSKIIHARVVEIIEQVYLEIKNYGHEEQKKKLIGGLVLTGGGAQLKHLKQLAEYITGMDTRIGFPNEHLAGNNDAETTSPVYATAVGLVMNSLERGKGKFQEEAVLSDNKMAEDSSVETSEEEIPEENESKKVARKSIFDKWAEKFKDFLDNAE
- a CDS encoding cell division protein FtsQ/DivIB; translation: MGYIKALALIVLVCFLFGFAEYRHKARKISDVEVSFTGGENLYVTEEVVNKLLIQNESAGSSVDKEILDLNRVESLLNSHEMIENAEVFVTLDGKLEAIVSQRKPIGRVMGNTSFYLDRNGKVMPLSQNYSARVPLMLGFNEKTAPEAYSVANFIKNDLFLREHITSIHRLDNAKLEMSVRDRDFKLYFGDTSNVALKFNNFKAFYKKAQKDKKLDTYKKVNLQFGDQVVCTKK
- the murC gene encoding UDP-N-acetylmuramate--L-alanine ligase; the protein is MKDLDHIAHFYFIGIGGIGMSALARYFKAKGGYVAGYDRTPSDLTNTLVSEGIKVNYKDSEDEIPSEILNNQESTLVVYTPAIPKDHQQTKFLKEKGFEFIKRAQLLGVISLNKFTMAVAGTHGKTTTTAILAHLLKETGAKVTAFLGGISEDIQSNLIMQGEEVIVAEADEFDRSFLNLSPNFAAITSMDADHLDIYGEKKELEKSFREFAGKVPKDGKLFIRNGLPLEGLRIGINDNSDYSAKNIRIEEGAYVFDLKTPSEEIKNLKFNLPGNHNLQNAITALAMAIEYGSPTSELARALYSFKGVKRRFSYKIKTDDLVLIDDYAHHPVEIAAVHQAVREMYPSNKVLAVFQPHLFSRTRDFAEDFATQLSKFDEVILLDIYPARELPIEGISSAWLLDQISNKNKALVAKKDLPEKVKNSTAKVVVMMGAGDISEEVKNVQKVLQK
- the murG gene encoding undecaprenyldiphospho-muramoylpentapeptide beta-N-acetylglucosaminyltransferase; its protein translation is MKENLRVILSGGGTGGHIYPAIAIADEIKRRHPGAKFLFVGAKDRMEMEKVPQAGYEIEGLWISGIQRSLNFKNFIFPFKLMSSLAKSRKIIKKFKPDIVIGTGGFASGPVLRVAISKGIPTLIQEQNSYPGITNKILAKYADKICAAYENVKAYFPKERTVITGNPVRQDLLEVNQLREEALENFQLSKDKKTVLVIGGSLGARRINKLIETYLNRFKQEDVQLIWQSGKLYYEEYKKYDSGNIRVMEFINRMDLAYAAADVIISRAGAGSVSELCIVGKPVLFIPSPNVAENHQAKNAMAVMEKNAALMITEEELNERFEPCFFNLLKDEKTMRRYSENIKELALPHATSNIVDEVEKLVNNKNKNK
- a CDS encoding FtsW/RodA/SpoVE family cell cycle protein, whose product is MNNIFSNLKGDKVIWALAGLLAIFSFLPVYSASSNLAYLHGDGSTFGFLVVHFFHLLLGFCLLFAVHKVPYHYFRGISILLLPVVVVLLVFTMIQGTTIDGAYASRWIRIPVLNVSFQSSTLAAVVLMVYVARYLSKITEKTVTFKETILPLWLPVFAILALILPANFSTTAIVFSMTLILMFLGGYPIKYLLGIVGVGVVMLALFVLTAKAFPGMMPSRVDTWTSRIETFFDGDEEQEQYQVEKAKIAIAEGGITGVGIGKSVQRNFLPQSSSDFIFAIIVEEMGLIGAFGVMLAYLFLLFRIVIVATKANTIFGKLVVMGVGLPIVFQALINMGVAVELFPVTGQTLPLVSSGGTSIWMTCVSLGIILSVSAKREEIKESENNIIEGEEENPLDILSEAI
- the murD gene encoding UDP-N-acetylmuramoyl-L-alanine--D-glutamate ligase, with translation MVKKIAILGGGESGIGTAILALKKGYEVFLSDKGKIKPKYKEVLKNIEIDWEEEQHTEEKIFQADVVMKSPGIPDKAPLVVKLKEKQIPVVSEIEFASWFTKTPIIGITGSNGKTTVTNLIQHVLKEGGINSEMGGNVGNSFAKMVAEGSTDWYVLELSSFQLDGIEKFKPEIAILTNITPDHLDRYEYKLENYVASKFRITENQTEEDYFIYDADDEIIAKKLKQTPIKAQKLPFSLEKKLENGAYIENENIVVKINNTKFTMPTKDLALEGKHNTKNAMAAATVAQLLRIRKQTIRESMANFQGVEHRLEKVLKINNVLYINDSKATNVNATYYALESMETDTVWIVGGVDKGNVYNELLPLVNEKVKAIICLGLDNDKIVNAFGNIVDNMVETASMKDAVQIAYRLADKGDTVLLSPACASFDLFENYEDRGRQFKEAVRNL
- the mraY gene encoding phospho-N-acetylmuramoyl-pentapeptide-transferase gives rise to the protein MLYYLFQYLESEYQLPGAQLFQYISFRSAMAIILSLLISTIYGKRIINYLLVKQVGESVRDLGLEGQSEKSGTPTMGGVIIIFSTIIPVLLFAKLENIYIILLLVTTLWMGTIGFIDDYIKTFKKDKQGLKGKFKVIGQIGLGLIVGCTMYFHPQITTKDVTTVTTPTQDVIARTEVVDMGPEVKNTTTTIPFVKNNEFDYSRLISWINPEFAKYAWLIFIPIVIFIVTAVSNGANLTDGIDGLAAGSSAIIVLTLGIFAWVSGNIIFSDYLNIMYIPRSGEMTIFITAFAGALVGFLWYNTYPAQVFMGDTGSLTIGGIIAVLAIATRKELLIPLLCGIFLVENLSVVMQVSWFKYTRRKYGEGRRIFLMSPLHHHYQKLGKHESKIVVRFWIIGIFLAILTIVTLKIR